CCACACATTCATCCAGGCATAATTCTTTACCGATAGCTGTTACATATCCTGATTCATTAATATTAACCTTAACTTCTTCTTCCCCACAAGATTTCTTCTCAACTAATATTGAACTTCCGGAATATGAAAGCAGCTTTGGTAATAGACCTCTCTCAAAAAGTACATCTCCGTTAAAATAGAGCGTATCCTGATTTAAATATTCCCTTGCCAGGTACAGCGAATAGAGAGTATTCGTTGTTGCATAATCTGGATTGATCACAAATATTACCCGCTCAGATGACAAAATCTCCAAAATATGAGCTTTCATCTCTTCCATACGATATCCAATCACAATCACAAATTGCTCCACTCCATATTGCTGACAACTTTCTATCTGAGAATGTATTATTGATTTCCCTGTTATATTCAGCATTGGTTTTGGCAATCCACCACTTATCAAATCCAGCCTTCTACCCATTCCTGCGGCTAAAATTACTGCTTGCATCAGACCTCTTTTCCTTTTTTTTAGTTTTTTCTCTTATCCTTGTTTCTTGTCAATCCAAAATCCCAAAACCGGTCTTAATTCTAAGTCACACAAATTCCTTGCCTGAAATTCAGCTATCTCTGAATTGGAATCTGGGGTATTAATAATGCGAGATATGGAAAATATTGAGGAAAGATATTTCCTTCTGGAATTTGATCACACCTTTCTGGCAACCAGCTTGAAAGAGGAAGCTCTCCTGTTTGGTGTGAAATACCCTGAACTCTTCCTGCCGGACATAATTTTAAAATTTCAGATATTTAAACCTGATTTCAATATCAATCATCCACTTGATCATCTCTCAGGTGGTGAAAATTCTATCCTGGCAGTAATATTTTATTCTGCCCTTGCCTTTTTTAAAAATAAATCTCCTAAATTCTTACTTCATAACATCTTAGAATCTCTCTCTGCTTCCAATCGTTTTATTCTGAAAGATATTCTGAAGGAATTCAGGAACTATAATATCTCATATTATTGCTGGCGAAATGATGAGCTGGTGGCAATCAATGAATAACCTGCTGAATATCTCTGCCGGAAAACTAAAACTCAAGGATAGACCCTTTATCTTTCAGCTTGATTCTGCTCTAACCATTGCTTCAGATTCAGAGAAAAAACTCCTTTTGATCTCCGGGGATAACGGCAGCGGAAAAACCACTTTTCTGGAGCAGATCATTATTCCTGATCTCAAACAAAATAAAATATTTTTCAGCTTCAAAGGTCAGGACAGTCACATCCAGAATCTTATTGACAGGTCGCTGAAAGCTATTTTTTCCCTTTCTCAATCGGGTAAAAAACTTTTCTCTCAGATTTTGTTCAATGCCCCAATTTCCACAGTCACCAGGGAAATTGAAATCCCCGCTGTTGATGTGATCCTCATGGATGAGACGGATAAATTACTCTCTGATGAGGACATGCGTGTGATTTTCAATGATCCTGCATATCAATTGTTAATTCTGGTCTCCCATAATCTTGATAACCCTTTCCTGCAGAATAGTCTTTCTAATTTCAAACAACAATTTCGATTGCATATTGAAGGACAGTCAAATATCAGAAAAGCACGGTTATCACAATGCTGAAACTCATTAAGCTAAGTTCTCTGATCTGTACCGTTATTGGCTTTTTTATTATCACGGGCTTTATATATTATGATAACCTGATCCTTCATCTGACTATCTTCATTATTATTCTCATCATGCACTCTTTAAGGTTTTCTATTACTGAATCCTGGGAAATGATCAAACTTTTGCTCCCTTTCACGATCACTATTTTCATTTTTGGTCTCATTTTCCAACTTGTTAACCTTCAGGGTAGAGATGACTGGCTGTATGACAGCCTGATCAAAGTTATATATTTCCCTGCTTCATTTTTATTCACAAAATGGATGATCTCACTGTTCTCATATCAGGATATATTGGGGCTTCCACTGAGTAATGAACTCAAGTCTGATATTATTTTTTTGCAGGTTTTTATAAAAAAAGCTTTTAAAATTATGCCAAGATTAGAATTTTATACTCGAATGCATCCTTTGATCCAGAATAAAACGGGATTAAAAAGAAATTTCCTGATTTTATGTGCATTCCCACTTTCGCTATATATTTATTTGATAGATGAAGGCAGTATTATACGCCATATTTATTTAAACAGACTAAGGCAACTGGAGGAATTATGAGAAAGGAAAATGTTTTTCATGCCATTATGTTGATGGTGCTCATTATGGCTACAACCCTATTGGTCAAAATCCCTCTTCCTACCCGTGGATACTTTAATTTCGGTGATGTAGCAGTAGTTTTTGCCGGATTGACCCTGGCAGCTCCGATTAAGAAGAATGGTATCAGAATTGATAATGATCATGGTATCTGGCTGGCTTTTCTTGCTGGTGGAATTGGCTCTGCTCTGGCTGATGTCGTTGGTGGTTTTGCTCTTTTTGCTCCCATGACATTTATTGCGAAAGCTCTTGAATGCGCCTGGGCTGCTCTGGCCAGCACTACTCGTGGCATATTCCACTTCCTGGCTTTACTGCTGGGTGGGTCATTTATGGTTCTCACGTATTTTGCTTTTGAATCTCTCACTCCCAGCATTGGGATGCAGGGTGCGTTCAGTGAGATCATTCCAAATCTCATTCAGGCAGCAGGAGGTTTCCTGGGTGGAAAAGTCATCTTTATCGCCAGTAGACAATTACTGGTTCGGAATAAATAGGGAAAAGACTTAATTTAAACCATAAATACATTATACTGGCTCATCTTTTCGGCTTTTACTGATTGATCTAGGTAAATACTGAAATTGACCCTTCTGAGACCTTGCGAATGGTGCTTGCACTTTCGCAATGGTTGACCGATATGAGCAGCACATTAACAACGCTAAATAGCATAATGGTATAGGTTTAATAAATCCTGCCCTCTGACCAGCCATTGCGAAGGTCTATCGACCATTCGCAAGGTCTTGACTGGGAGAATTGAACAGTCTTTCATGATTAAAACTGCTTTACTTTAATATATAGTTGACGAAAGGATTGAGTAAAATTTTCTTGCATGGAAATAATAGTATAATGTGAGGTAGCAATGAGTAACAATCCTTTGATTGACTTAAAACGAGTAGGTGAATATCAGGCATTACCCTTTGATGAAATTAAAATGGAGCATTTCCTTCCCGCCATAGAATTTGGGCTGAAGGAAGCAGAAGCCAATCTGGATAAAATAAAAAACAATCCAGATCATCCTAATTATGATAATACAATTCGCGCAATGCAGGAACTTTCTGAAGTATTGGATACAGCATCCGGAACTTATTTTAATTTAATGGGTTCAGAATCTAACGACGAATTCAAGCAGCTTGCCCAGCAGATTGCCCCGAAATTATCAATGCTTTCCAGCAAAATGATCTCTGACCCGCAATTATTTGAGCGCGTTAAATATGTTTATGATAAACGTGAAACTATGGGACTTACCAGCCAGCAGCGTCGTTTTGTAGAAAAGCAGTATAGAGGATTTGTACGCAATGGAGCAATGCTTAGTGATGAAGATAAAGCAAAACTTCAGAAATTGGATATGGAGCTTTCTCAATTAGGTCCCAAATTCGGTCAGAATGTTCTTGGAGCTACCAATGCCTGGGAAAAACATATAACAGATATAAATGAATTAGCCGGTTTACCGGAAAATGCCCTTAAGGCAGCAGCATTCAGAGCAAAGCAGAAAGGGTACAAAGAAGGATGGCTGATCAATCTTCAGTTTCCCAGTGTATTACCAGTGCTTACCTATTGCAGCAATAGAGCCTTGCGCAAAGAAGTAAATAGTGCTTTTGCCAGTCGGGCATATGAAGGTAAATTTGATAATCAGGAAATCCTCAAAAAAATCGCCTGCCTGCGTTATCAAAGAGCACAATTACTGGGATATAAAAACCACTCTGAAATTGTGCTAACTGAGCGGATGGCAAAAAAACCTGAAGCGGTTATGAATTTTTTGGATAGATTATATGCTGCCAGCATTGAACCAGCTAAGATGGAATTAGCAGAACTGCATGCCTTTGCCAGAGAGCTGGATGGAATTGAAAAGATCAAACCCTGGGATCTGAATTATTATGGTGAAAAATTAAAGCAGAAAAAATTTGAATATGATGCTGAGGAACTACGACCCTATTTCAAGATGGAAAATGTAGTAGCAGGAGCTTTTAAAGTAGCTGAAAAATTATATGGCATCAAGTTCAAACCCGTAGAAGATGTTCCCCGCTATCATGAAGATGTGCAGGTTTTTGAAGTTACAGAATCTGATGATACTTATATAGGGCTATTATACCTGGATTTGTTCCCTCGCGAAACTAAACGCGGAGGAGCCTGGATGACAACTTTCCAGAGCCAGGGCTATCTTTATGGCAAGGATAGAACCCCTCATGCTTCAATAGTGACTAATTTTACTCCTTCCACTGAAGACACCCCTTCATTATTGAGCTTAAATGAAGTTACAACATTGTTCCACGAATTTGGCCATTCCCTGCATGGTCTGCTCTCAAACGTTCAGGAAGCAGCTTTGGCAAGTCCAAGTGTATATTGGGATTTTGTGGAGCTACCATCACAGATCATGGAAAACTGGGTAACTGAGAAAGAGACCCTGGCTCTTTTTGCTCATCATTATGAAAGCGGAGAAGTGATCCCGGAAGAATTGATAGAGAAAGTGAAGAAATCTAAATCCTTCAATGCCGGCTCAGCCTCCTTAAGGCAATTGGGACTGGGTTATCTTGATATGGCATGGCACAATGCGGTAAGCTGCGGAATTGATGATGTGTATAATTATGAGCTGAAAGCATTGGCAAAAACAAGTCTATTACCACCTATCCAGGGCAGGAATACTTCCTGCTCATATTCTCATGTATTTGCTGGCGGATATGCATCTGGATACTATTCCTATAAATGGGCAGAAGTTCTGGAAGCAGATGCCTTTGAGCTATTTTTAGAAAAAGGCATATTCAATAAGGATACAGCTGAATCATTCCGCTTTAATATCCTGGCAAAAGGTAATACTGAAGATCCTATGGACTTATTTATTAAGTTCAGAGGCAGAAAACCTGATCCGGATGCCTTATTGAAAAGGGTAGGTTTGAAATAAATATTATTGATGAGATAAATAGAAGTACCTGGTTTACCCTGAATGAGTTACCGGGTACTTTTTTTACCTGAAAAATGCTCTTACATCCAGATTACAGGAAATAAATGAAAACATATCTACCTTATTTTGCCGTAATTGTGGCAATGCTCTTCTGGTCATCGTCCTTTATAGCCATGAAATTTATTTTCATCTATATGGGACCATTCACCATGACTTTTCTAAGGCTACTGATAGCCTGCATCATTATGCCAGCACTCTATTATCTATCACCTCAGCGTGATGTAATCAAACCGAAGCATATCCCTCAATTCATGCTTCTGGCTCTCTTTGAACCATTTATTTACTTCATTGGTGAAAGTTGTGGCATGCAATATGTTTCCGCTTCATTCGGTGCAGTGATCATTTCTCTTATTCCTCTGATCACTCTCATTTTCGCCTGGTTCATCATTAAAGAGCCTGTAACCAGATGGGGAATTATCGGAGCTGTGATCTCGTTTCTCGGAGTTGTTGTGATTGTGCTGGAAACAAATGAATTAGGTGCTACCCTCAAAGGTATGGCGTTATTATTTGTAGCTGTTTTTGGTGCTGTGGGTTATGGTATCAAGCTGCGTCAAATCGCTGTAGAATATGAACCTGTAACCATAGTTACAGTGCAGACTTTTTTCGGGATGCTCTATTTTCTGCCAGTATTTCTCTTAGTAGAAGGTAAGCAATTTTTTAGTGACATCCCTCCCCTAACTGCATTTTATCCGGTGCTGGGACTGGCAATATTCTGCACTTGTGGTTCATTTCTATTATTCACCTATGCTCTCAGGAAAATCGGATTGAATAATGCTAATATTTTTTGTAATATGATCCCTGTATTTACTGCAATACTGGCATTTATCATTCTTCATGAAATGATAAGTTTGCGTAAGCTTTCAGGAATAATCATAGTAGTAGCTGGTTTGTTTATTTCTCAAATACCGGCATTAAGAAGACACAAGAGCAGAAAAATGAAGATAAAATCCTTTACATAATATGACCTGCAAATTGTATAGATTTTAAGATATATTTTCTAATTGATATATTTCATTGGAGGAACGATGAATAATATAAGATTTAAGAAATTTTACGTAAGGCCGAATTTTCCAGATAATCTGAAACCTCTTCTGGAACTGGCAGATAACCTGTGGTCAACCTGGGATACTTCTGCGTATCGACTCTTTCTGCGTATTGACCCCAGTCTCTTTAGAAGAGAGAATCATAATCCCGTTAGTATAATTCGTAATATCAGTGAAAACCGGATCAAGGAACTGAGCAATTCACCTGGATTTGTGAAAGAACTGGAAACTGTATATCGCAAATTCAAGGAATACCTGAGCTTTGAGGGACATTACATGAAGGAATATGAAAAGAAGCTGAATGTATCTGAGGATTTCAAGATAGCTTATTTTTCGATGGAATACGGTCTACATGAATGCCTGCCCATCTATTCTGGAGGATTAGGTGTTCTCTCCGGAGATCATCTCAAGGGTGCCAGCGATCTTGGTTTACCTTTTTATGGCTTTGGTTTGCTATATAAACTTGGATACTTTAATCAAAGAATAAATCTTGATGGGATGCAGGAAGAAGTCTATGAGGAGAATAACTGGTACACAAAACCAGTGCATAAACTTACTAATGAAGATGGCTCAGATATGATATTTAAGATAAAGCTGGGCAATGAAGACTGCTATATCCAACCTTGGTGCATTAATGTTGGTAAAGTTCCTTTATACCTGATGGATACTAATCTTATCTTGAATAAGGATAAATTTCGCCATATCACAGATTACCTGTATGTAACCGATCGTGAAATGAGATTACTTCAGGAACTTGTGATCGCCTACGGATCAGCGGAATTGATGAAAAATATTAACCTTACACCGACAATATATCATTTAAATGAAGGTCATTCTGCCTTCCTGATCCTGAAACGCATGGAAGATCTTATCAATGATGGTTATACCTATGAAGACGCTGTAGAATTGATCCATTCCAGTACTGTGTTTACCACCCACACCCCCGTACCTGCGGGAAATGAACGCTATAGTAACGATATTGTGGAACCATACCTTAAAGATAGATGCCAGGCATTTGGCAAAAGTTTTAATGAGATCAAAAAGCTGGCAGCAGAAGATAATATGGAAAATCAGTTTTCTCTTTCCGTGCTGGCAATTCGGTTCAGTAATTATATCAATGGAGTTTCTAAATTGCACAGCGAAGTATCCAAAGAAATGTGGCATTCCATCTATCCAGGTGTGTGCCAGAAAGAAATGCCCATTCACGGTATCACCAACGGCGTTCATATCCAAACCTGGCTGGGACCTCAGCTTGTGGAACTTTTTGACCGTTATATTGGAACTGGATACCGGCATATTGCTGAAGAGAAATCTGTTTGGGAAAATGTTCTCACCATTCCTGAAACAGAGATCTGGGAAGCTCATATGCAGCGTAAGCAGCAATTGATCAGCTACATTAATAAAAGACTCGAGAAATCCCTTATTTATAAAAGCGATCTTAAGCTTTTCCATAAAAGTGGCAGTCTTGTTCTGGATTCATCTCATCTCCTGATTGGTTTTGCCAGAAGATTTGCTCCCTATAAAAGAGCAAACCTCATCCTGCGCTTTCCTGACAGATTATTGAAACTGCTTAATCATCCCACTCATCCCGTTCAGTTTGTCTTTGCCGGGAAAGCACATCCAGCTGATTCCAATGGAAAAGAGCTGATCAAAAAAATCATTGAATTCGCCCGGGAGAACGATGTGCAGGATAAATTCGTGTTTCTTGAAGATTACAATATAGATGTAGCACGTCACCTTGTTCAAGGCGTTGATGTGTGGCTTAATAACCCCATCAAACCTCTGGAAGCAAGTGGAACTTCGGGGATGAAAGCCGGGATGAATGGAGTTTTAAACCTGAGTGTTCTCGATGGCTGGTGGCCTGAATGTTATGATGGACATAATGGCTGGTCTCTTGAAGCTGGTGAAAACATCGTTGATCAGGATCTAAGGGATAGACTGGAAGCAGAAGAACTGTATTATAAACTGGAAAATGATATAGCTAAACTATATTACACCAGAAATAAAAACGGTTATCCTTCTGCCTGGATTTCAATGATGATAAATTCTATCTATACAGTAGGTAGAGATTTCAATATGCATCGTATGCTGCGCGAATATGTTAATGATTTTTACTTACCGGGATCTTTATATTCTAAAATACTCAGCCAGGATGAGCAGAAATGTTTAAAGGAACTGGTGGAACTGAAAGCTCTATTGAACAGTAAATGGCAGGATGTAAGGATTTCTGATCTTAAGCTGGATCTGCATGAAAATTCCATTGTTCTTAGTGGTCAAAAAATCCCCGTGACAGCAACTACTTATCTGAATGGAATTGATGATGACCTGCTTGAATGTGAGATATTCTATAAATATGAGGACAAGTTCTCTGTAGCTTTGCTGCATAAAACGAAAACTGAGGGTGATTTCACTATTTTTGAAGGAAATATTAAGATAGTAAGCTCTGGTATTCAGTATTTTAATGCCAGGATCAAACCTCGCCCATACCTTTTCAGAGATTTCCTGAATCTCGTCAAATGGTATTATTAAATCTAAAGGGAATCAATACACTTTGATAATGAAAAAAGAAAATAATCAGACTAGTTATGGTCTGGCAGTAGATCGATCGCAGCCCTATATCAGGAAAATCCCTGAATTCAGGTTCTCAAATCTTGGCAAACTCGTAAATGGTAATACTTCTGATATGCAGCACACTATTCAGGTCTTAAATGATAATATCAGAAAGGAAGACCTTCACTTCAGTGCTGGTGATTTGAAAGCTATTATTACTATGTCAGAACTTAGCTTACAGGTTATGGATAATTACATCAAAAAGCACTTCCCTTCTCTTCTTGAAGATATTAATTATTATCTGGAAAACTCTCAGGGAACCGAAAGCTATTACCAGTTTCTGGAATTATATATTACCCATTTTCTGAAGCTTGAATTTAAGAGAGAGAATAAAGTACAGGTTTATTTTCTGCTGAAAGAGATTATTATCAACTGGATCAATAATCTGAATCCTGCCTTTAAGTCATATTA
This is a stretch of genomic DNA from Candidatus Stygibacter australis. It encodes these proteins:
- a CDS encoding DMT family transporter, which codes for MKTYLPYFAVIVAMLFWSSSFIAMKFIFIYMGPFTMTFLRLLIACIIMPALYYLSPQRDVIKPKHIPQFMLLALFEPFIYFIGESCGMQYVSASFGAVIISLIPLITLIFAWFIIKEPVTRWGIIGAVISFLGVVVIVLETNELGATLKGMALLFVAVFGAVGYGIKLRQIAVEYEPVTIVTVQTFFGMLYFLPVFLLVEGKQFFSDIPPLTAFYPVLGLAIFCTCGSFLLFTYALRKIGLNNANIFCNMIPVFTAILAFIILHEMISLRKLSGIIIVVAGLFISQIPALRRHKSRKMKIKSFT
- a CDS encoding phosphocholine cytidylyltransferase family protein; translation: MQAVILAAGMGRRLDLISGGLPKPMLNITGKSIIHSQIESCQQYGVEQFVIVIGYRMEEMKAHILEILSSERVIFVINPDYATTNTLYSLYLAREYLNQDTLYFNGDVLFERGLLPKLLSYSGSSILVEKKSCGEEEVKVNINESGYVTAIGKELCLDECVGEFIGIACFRKDVLVKLKKFLEMGIKAAQHNNYFEYAVNQFCDGIEIMAVSTGDACCIEIDFPEDIVRAKTLFNK
- the glgP gene encoding alpha-glucan family phosphorylase, coding for MNNIRFKKFYVRPNFPDNLKPLLELADNLWSTWDTSAYRLFLRIDPSLFRRENHNPVSIIRNISENRIKELSNSPGFVKELETVYRKFKEYLSFEGHYMKEYEKKLNVSEDFKIAYFSMEYGLHECLPIYSGGLGVLSGDHLKGASDLGLPFYGFGLLYKLGYFNQRINLDGMQEEVYEENNWYTKPVHKLTNEDGSDMIFKIKLGNEDCYIQPWCINVGKVPLYLMDTNLILNKDKFRHITDYLYVTDREMRLLQELVIAYGSAELMKNINLTPTIYHLNEGHSAFLILKRMEDLINDGYTYEDAVELIHSSTVFTTHTPVPAGNERYSNDIVEPYLKDRCQAFGKSFNEIKKLAAEDNMENQFSLSVLAIRFSNYINGVSKLHSEVSKEMWHSIYPGVCQKEMPIHGITNGVHIQTWLGPQLVELFDRYIGTGYRHIAEEKSVWENVLTIPETEIWEAHMQRKQQLISYINKRLEKSLIYKSDLKLFHKSGSLVLDSSHLLIGFARRFAPYKRANLILRFPDRLLKLLNHPTHPVQFVFAGKAHPADSNGKELIKKIIEFARENDVQDKFVFLEDYNIDVARHLVQGVDVWLNNPIKPLEASGTSGMKAGMNGVLNLSVLDGWWPECYDGHNGWSLEAGENIVDQDLRDRLEAEELYYKLENDIAKLYYTRNKNGYPSAWISMMINSIYTVGRDFNMHRMLREYVNDFYLPGSLYSKILSQDEQKCLKELVELKALLNSKWQDVRISDLKLDLHENSIVLSGQKIPVTATTYLNGIDDDLLECEIFYKYEDKFSVALLHKTKTEGDFTIFEGNIKIVSSGIQYFNARIKPRPYLFRDFLNLVKWYY
- a CDS encoding ECF transporter S component, with amino-acid sequence MRKENVFHAIMLMVLIMATTLLVKIPLPTRGYFNFGDVAVVFAGLTLAAPIKKNGIRIDNDHGIWLAFLAGGIGSALADVVGGFALFAPMTFIAKALECAWAALASTTRGIFHFLALLLGGSFMVLTYFAFESLTPSIGMQGAFSEIIPNLIQAAGGFLGGKVIFIASRQLLVRNK
- a CDS encoding ATP-binding protein, which translates into the protein MNNLLNISAGKLKLKDRPFIFQLDSALTIASDSEKKLLLISGDNGSGKTTFLEQIIIPDLKQNKIFFSFKGQDSHIQNLIDRSLKAIFSLSQSGKKLFSQILFNAPISTVTREIEIPAVDVILMDETDKLLSDEDMRVIFNDPAYQLLILVSHNLDNPFLQNSLSNFKQQFRLHIEGQSNIRKARLSQC
- a CDS encoding M3 family metallopeptidase, which gives rise to MSNNPLIDLKRVGEYQALPFDEIKMEHFLPAIEFGLKEAEANLDKIKNNPDHPNYDNTIRAMQELSEVLDTASGTYFNLMGSESNDEFKQLAQQIAPKLSMLSSKMISDPQLFERVKYVYDKRETMGLTSQQRRFVEKQYRGFVRNGAMLSDEDKAKLQKLDMELSQLGPKFGQNVLGATNAWEKHITDINELAGLPENALKAAAFRAKQKGYKEGWLINLQFPSVLPVLTYCSNRALRKEVNSAFASRAYEGKFDNQEILKKIACLRYQRAQLLGYKNHSEIVLTERMAKKPEAVMNFLDRLYAASIEPAKMELAELHAFARELDGIEKIKPWDLNYYGEKLKQKKFEYDAEELRPYFKMENVVAGAFKVAEKLYGIKFKPVEDVPRYHEDVQVFEVTESDDTYIGLLYLDLFPRETKRGGAWMTTFQSQGYLYGKDRTPHASIVTNFTPSTEDTPSLLSLNEVTTLFHEFGHSLHGLLSNVQEAALASPSVYWDFVELPSQIMENWVTEKETLALFAHHYESGEVIPEELIEKVKKSKSFNAGSASLRQLGLGYLDMAWHNAVSCGIDDVYNYELKALAKTSLLPPIQGRNTSCSYSHVFAGGYASGYYSYKWAEVLEADAFELFLEKGIFNKDTAESFRFNILAKGNTEDPMDLFIKFRGRKPDPDALLKRVGLK